Proteins found in one Corynebacterium canis genomic segment:
- a CDS encoding DUF294 nucleotidyltransferase-like domain-containing protein yields MSIELDEVREFLAASAPYAQLPEDVLDRLPAQMTMKYFRRGDTIIAAGDTNDFTYVIRSGAVDVLDSEGVLLDRRDAGRSFGYSTLMGDETCRYTMVAVEDTLALLVPREVFVPLAQEHPELARFFSGQSARISAAASSLRQQSSSDVLRTRLREFMITTPATVAPTATIQEAAAFMQAKNVSSLLITGADDALEGIVTDRDLRGRVVAGAMDVTLPVTAIMTANPRAVASDTLAFEAMLIMAEMGIHHLPVVDAGKLVGIVASADIMRLLRHDPIYLTADLARRTTPQELKQVYESAHDVAVRFIERGASPEEVTNLLTVAADALARRLITLAESELGPAPVPYSFVVLGSQGRRGMGLASDQDNALVLSDAYNEAEHGAYFAELSERVCKGLDAAGQVLCPGDMMASNPEWRMTVSQWNHAFHTWITAPEPDALLHAQVFFDMRGIYGDTQLADQVVRLAVQTARNASRLHAHLATLAARREPPLGFFRGLVVDRSGEYANTLDVKKGGTAAIVQMARLFALASGVHAVGTRERLTQAAGHGAVSARGAEDLRDAFDFLNTIALQQQANQVRRGERPNYHIDPKVLGKLDREHLRDAFQIIKSMQSALATKYPVRNI; encoded by the coding sequence TTCACCTATGTGATCCGCTCTGGGGCCGTTGATGTCCTCGATTCGGAGGGGGTATTGCTGGACCGACGTGATGCGGGCCGTTCTTTTGGTTACTCCACCCTCATGGGGGATGAGACCTGCCGCTACACCATGGTCGCCGTTGAGGACACGCTGGCATTGCTAGTGCCGCGCGAGGTATTCGTGCCATTGGCGCAGGAGCATCCGGAGCTGGCCCGCTTTTTCTCCGGCCAGTCCGCACGTATTAGCGCCGCCGCAAGTAGCCTGCGCCAGCAATCCTCGTCCGATGTGCTGCGCACCCGGCTGCGCGAATTTATGATCACCACCCCAGCGACTGTCGCACCCACGGCAACGATCCAGGAAGCCGCCGCGTTTATGCAGGCCAAGAACGTTTCCTCGCTGCTGATCACCGGTGCCGACGACGCCCTAGAGGGCATTGTTACCGACCGTGACCTCCGCGGACGCGTGGTCGCTGGTGCCATGGATGTGACCTTGCCCGTGACCGCCATTATGACCGCGAACCCCCGGGCCGTGGCCAGCGATACCTTGGCGTTCGAGGCGATGCTGATCATGGCCGAGATGGGCATTCACCACCTTCCGGTCGTGGACGCGGGCAAGCTGGTGGGCATTGTCGCCTCCGCCGATATCATGCGCCTGCTGCGCCACGATCCCATCTATCTGACGGCGGATCTGGCTCGCCGCACCACCCCGCAAGAACTCAAACAGGTTTACGAATCCGCTCATGATGTGGCGGTCCGCTTTATCGAGCGCGGCGCCTCCCCAGAAGAGGTGACCAACCTGCTGACCGTCGCCGCGGACGCCCTAGCCCGCCGCCTGATCACCCTGGCGGAATCTGAGCTCGGCCCGGCGCCGGTGCCCTATAGCTTCGTCGTGCTCGGTTCCCAAGGCCGCCGCGGCATGGGCTTGGCCTCCGACCAGGACAACGCCCTCGTGCTTTCCGACGCCTATAACGAAGCCGAACACGGTGCCTATTTCGCCGAACTTTCCGAACGCGTATGCAAGGGCCTCGACGCGGCCGGGCAGGTGCTGTGCCCCGGTGATATGATGGCCAGCAACCCGGAATGGCGCATGACCGTTTCCCAATGGAACCACGCCTTCCACACCTGGATCACCGCCCCCGAACCCGACGCCCTGCTTCACGCACAAGTGTTCTTTGATATGCGCGGCATCTACGGCGATACCCAGCTCGCGGATCAGGTGGTTCGCCTCGCGGTGCAGACCGCCCGCAATGCCAGCCGCTTGCACGCGCACCTGGCCACGCTGGCCGCCCGCCGCGAACCTCCGCTCGGATTCTTCCGCGGGCTCGTGGTGGATCGCAGCGGCGAATACGCAAATACGCTCGATGTGAAAAAGGGCGGCACCGCAGCCATTGTGCAAATGGCACGCCTGTTCGCTCTCGCCTCCGGGGTGCACGCCGTGGGCACCCGCGAACGGCTGACCCAAGCCGCCGGCCACGGGGCCGTTTCCGCACGTGGCGCGGAGGATTTGCGGGATGCGTTCGACTTCCTGAACACCATCGCCCTCCAACAGCAGGCCAACCAGGTCCGCCGCGGCGAACGCCCGAACTACCACATCGACCCCAAGGTATTAGGCAAACTCGATCGCGAACACTTGCGCGACGCGTTCCAGATCATTAAGAGCATGCAAAGCGCGCTGGCCACCAAATACCCCGTGAGGAACATCTAG